One Burkholderia sp. PAMC 26561 genomic window carries:
- a CDS encoding DUF1090 family protein: protein MKLFVAVALSMCLSVAHASPETDACDAHRQSLERQMAIALNRDDTAQLDSLQAALDKTNAECTPEAIEQRRSGALKRHNDAIAQARNTLRAWEGELARAQKKGTDQLNIAAWQRKVNRARADLDRAIARPIQ from the coding sequence ATGAAATTGTTCGTCGCCGTCGCGCTCAGCATGTGTTTGTCGGTTGCTCACGCCTCGCCGGAAACCGATGCATGCGACGCCCATCGCCAGAGCCTGGAACGACAGATGGCCATTGCGCTCAATCGGGACGACACGGCGCAACTCGATTCGCTGCAAGCGGCGCTCGATAAAACCAACGCCGAATGCACGCCGGAGGCCATCGAGCAACGCAGGTCCGGCGCGCTCAAGCGCCACAATGACGCCATCGCGCAGGCCAGGAACACGCTGCGCGCGTGGGAGGGCGAATTGGCGCGGGCGCAAAAGAAGGGCACGGACCAGCTCAACATTGCCGCGTGGCAACGCAAGGTGAACCGCGCGCGCGCCGATCTGGACCGCGCGATCGCGAGACCCATCCAGTAA
- a CDS encoding bestrophin-like domain, which translates to MTELETASVVFFLLLASAGVGVFIRPLLPEEHKAFETVQLLKLVIGMLVTFAALVLGLLTASAKTLFDTTNNDIRSYATALIQLDNSLRQYGPDADTPRQLLRTYTAAAIASTWAQESPPPGDYYPKVLAPDPNADHLDSRQLGALLERAQHEVRELQPRDPYHQKMDSEALLRFDNLVQQRWKIVEEARGSISTPFDRILVFWLLVIFLCFGLIAPRNALAFVIITLGALSIASAVLVILDLGTPFTGPIIVPSQPMRDALSYLSR; encoded by the coding sequence ATGACTGAATTGGAAACTGCTTCGGTCGTTTTTTTCCTTCTGCTGGCGTCGGCCGGCGTCGGCGTATTCATCCGTCCGCTGTTGCCGGAAGAGCACAAGGCGTTCGAGACCGTGCAATTGCTGAAGCTGGTGATCGGCATGCTCGTCACGTTCGCGGCGCTCGTGCTGGGGTTGCTGACGGCGTCGGCGAAAACCCTGTTCGATACCACCAACAACGACATCCGCAGCTACGCCACCGCGCTGATCCAGCTCGACAACAGCCTGCGCCAGTATGGACCCGACGCCGATACCCCCCGCCAGCTCCTGCGCACCTATACGGCGGCTGCGATTGCATCGACGTGGGCGCAGGAATCACCGCCGCCGGGAGATTATTATCCGAAAGTCCTGGCACCTGATCCGAATGCTGATCACCTTGACAGCCGCCAGTTGGGAGCGCTGCTTGAGCGTGCGCAACACGAAGTGCGCGAACTGCAACCGCGTGACCCGTACCATCAAAAGATGGATAGCGAGGCGCTGCTCCGGTTCGACAACCTCGTCCAGCAACGATGGAAGATCGTCGAGGAGGCGCGCGGGTCGATATCGACACCGTTCGACCGCATCCTGGTCTTCTGGCTGCTCGTCATCTTCCTGTGCTTCGGGTTGATCGCACCGCGCAACGCGCTGGCGTTCGTGATCATCACACTCGGCGCGCTTTCCATAGCATCGGCGGTGCTTGTTATCCTCGACCTCGGCACGCCGTTCACAGGACCGATCATCGTGCCAAGCCAACCCATGCGCGACGCGCTTTCGTATCTGAGCCGCTGA
- a CDS encoding class I SAM-dependent methyltransferase: protein MPSTLYTDPRLVALYDTLNPAAADTAFYLALAAGKDRVIDIGCGTGLLTCELAAQGAHVIGIDPAPAMLKVARKRPHADRVDWIEGDARALTVLSPADLVLMTGHVAQVFIDDSVFLETLRAARHALRTGGRLAFESRNPAVRAWEAWTPSSSRRKITVDGIGEVEVWLADAAESPQSVVRFTTHYKFRASGNELISQSALRFRSQDELATLLDQAGFGKLEWFGDWDKTAVRADSRELIVIAR from the coding sequence ATGCCATCGACGCTCTACACCGATCCACGCCTGGTCGCGCTTTACGACACGCTGAACCCCGCTGCGGCGGATACCGCCTTCTACCTTGCGCTTGCCGCAGGCAAGGACCGTGTCATCGATATCGGTTGCGGTACTGGTTTGCTCACATGCGAGCTGGCGGCGCAGGGCGCTCATGTGATCGGCATCGATCCGGCGCCTGCCATGCTGAAGGTCGCGCGCAAGCGGCCGCACGCCGACCGCGTCGACTGGATCGAAGGCGATGCCCGTGCTCTCACCGTGTTATCCCCGGCCGATCTCGTTTTGATGACGGGCCATGTGGCGCAGGTTTTTATCGATGACAGCGTTTTTCTGGAAACGCTCAGAGCCGCCCGGCACGCGTTGCGTACAGGTGGCAGACTGGCCTTCGAAAGCCGCAATCCGGCTGTGCGTGCCTGGGAGGCATGGACGCCCTCGAGTTCACGCAGAAAGATCACGGTGGACGGGATTGGCGAGGTAGAAGTGTGGCTTGCTGATGCCGCCGAAAGCCCGCAATCAGTCGTGCGCTTCACGACGCACTACAAGTTTCGCGCATCGGGAAACGAACTGATATCGCAAAGCGCGCTACGGTTTCGCAGCCAGGACGAGCTCGCCACGCTGCTCGATCAGGCGGGTTTCGGCAAGCTTGAGTGGTTTGGCGACTGGGACAAAACAGCGGTAAG